The Fibrobacterota bacterium genome contains the following window.
AAGGCGGACTACTTCCGTTGGATCGCGGATTCCGGATTCAAATCCGTGCGCATCCCCGTGCGCTTTTCCGCGCATGCCCTGGTGGATAGCCCATATACCATCGATTCCGTTTTCATGGACCGGGTGGACTGGGCGGTGAAGCAAGCCTTGGACAACCATTTGCTGGCGATCTTGGACATGCACCATTACGATTCCCTCATGGCCCATCCGCAAAGGGAGCTTCCCCGTTTCCTTTCCATGTGGAAGCAAATCTGCAAGCGTTTCCGCGACGCTCCGCCCGAAGTGCTGTTCGAGCTGCTGAACGAACCGCAGGATCAGCTGGACGCGGCGACCTGGAACGGGTTCCTCGCTCAGGCCATCGACACCATCCGCGTCCTGCAACCCGGGCGCACCCTGGTGGTGGGCACCGCCCCCTGGGGCGGATTGGGCGGCCTGTCCGCGCTGCGCCTACCCGCCGACACCAACTTGATCGTCACCATCCATTACTATGATCCGCATACCTTCACCCACCAGGGAGCCGCCTTCGAGGACGGCGCGGACCAATGGCTCGGCACCACCTGGCGCGCCACGCCCGCCCAGCGCGCGGTGATGGACCAGGATCTGGCCACGCTACGCGATTGGTCCGCCGAACAGGATCGGCCCGTTTTCATGGGCGAATTCGGGACCTATTTCCGCGCCGATACCCTCTCCCGGGCGTTGTGGACGGAGTATATGACGCGGAAGATGGATTCCTCCCGCATCAGTTGGGCCCTTTGGAACTTCAGCTCCGATTTCGGGATCATGAACGATACCACCGAGGCCTGGAAAGGCTATCTGATGAAAGCGCTGCTCCACCACGGGAGCAATCCCCTGCTCGATTCCATCCTGGGCGCCTCCACGCCCATCGACGCCGGCGTCTACGTGACCATGGATGACTTCGAGGACAGCCTGGTGAATATGCCGGCTTCGGCCCGCAAGTGGCGGGAGCATCAGGGCATTCCCCTCACCGATTACCATTCGAATTGGTATACCTTCCATTCGGGCAGCTCTACCCTGTTGTCCGGGGATGGAACCCCCATCCACGATTATAAGGAAGTGGATTCCGGCACGCCCCCCAACTTCGATCTCCTGGTGGGCCCGTGGGGCAGCGAAGGCAATGGCGTCCACGTCAAGATGCGGGCCGTCGCGGACTCCCTGTCCCCGAACCCTTGGGCCGGATTCGGGGCGGGCATCCTGGGCGGGTACGATTCCACCTTCGTGGACCTGACCAAGCTGACGGCCATCCAGTTCCGCGCCAAGGGAAAAGGCGATTGGTGCATGGAGGTGATCTCCGACACCGTCAGCTCCGACCCGGACAGCACCGAGCGTTGGGGCCAGATGAGCGCCGCCTTCCGCCCGAAAACGGAATGGGAAACGGTCTTGATTCCCGCTGATATCCTGGCGGCCAAGCCCTATTCCAAGCAGGCTAAGCAACATCTCACCTGGGAGGACGTCCGCAAGAAGATCATCGCCTTGGAATTCATGAACGGGCATTGCTCCGGCGAGCAGACGGATACGACCTCGGAGCTGTACCTGGATGATATCCGCTTAATCGGCGTGACGAACGCGGATCTGGGGATGTAATCGGTTCAGCGCATGCACCCTATTCCCTCCACGCTAAACGACGCCGATTTCCTGGAGGCGGTCGCGGGCTCCCTGGCCCGCATGCCCGGCGTGGAGGCCGTAATGCTCGGCGGCTCCCGAGCCGCCGGCAGGCAGTCGCCCGCATCGGACTGGGACTTCTCCATCTACTACCGCGGTAACTTCGATGTTACTGCGGTGCGCGACTTGGGCTGGCCCGGCGAAGTCTCCGCCCTAGGGGGATGGGGCGGCGGGGTTTTCAACGGAGGCGCCTGGCTCGAGGCGGGCGGACGCCGGGTGGACGTCCATTACCGGGATCTCAATGACGTGGAGCGCCGCATCCGCGAGGCGGAGAAGGGGGAGTTCGCCATCGAACAACTTCTCTTCTATTTGGCGGGTATCCCTACCTATGTCATAGTGGCCGAACTCGCCTTGGGACAAGTCCTCAGCGGCTCGCTTCCCCGGCCCGGTTATCCGGAGGCGCTCAAGCGTACGGCATACCGCATCTGGCAGGACCGCGCCGAAGTGACCCTTCATTACGCCCTGAAAGCCTATGCCGAACGTGGGGATCGCGCCATGGCCTGCGGATCGGTGGCCCGCGCCCTGTTGGAAGCCGGACATGCGCGGCTCGCGCGCGACGGCGTTTGGATCACCAATGAAAAGACCCTTTTAGCCCAAGCGGGATTCGCCAATGCGGATGCCCTGTATGCTGCCCTCGGCCCCGGGCCCGAGGGCCTGGTCGCGCTGATCGAACGGGCCCGGTCCTTGATTTCCGACAACGTCTGAACGGGCGGACCTTCAAGCCTTCAAAGCAAAAGCCCTCAGGAAGTCGCGCAGTTTTCCTTCCGACCCGCCGAACTCCAATTTCTTCGCGGCCCGTAGTGCGCTTGCCGATTCGCCCCGGAAGAAAAGGGCCCGGAAGGCATCGCCCTCTCCCTGGAGCAGGATTTCCGGCAAACGTTGGGAGCCCTCCCTCAATTCCGCGTGGTCGCCTTCCAGATGGTATTGGAATATCCGCCCTTCGCAGCGGATCTCGGCGAGCAAGGGCCTATCCGTTCCGCGATATCTTCGCTTGAGGGCGAACAAGGCCCAAGCCAGCTCTTTCCGATCGGCGGGATCGGGCTGGGCCAGGTAGCGGAAACCCCACTGGCCCAAGGCATGCAGGGCCGGTTCCAATTCGCGGCCGGCGGCGGTGAGGACATAGGCTTCGACGCGCGCGCCGGAGGCGGAGGATTTTTCCACCAGCCCCAGGGCCTCCATCTCCTTCAAGCGCGCGGCCAGCAGGTTGGGGGCCAGCCCGTCCAGGCCGCGCTGCAATTCCGAAAAGCGCTTGGGGCCGAGCATCAGATCGCGCGCTAAAAGCAAGGTCCAGCGTTCCCCTACCACGTCCAGGGCCTTGGCCAGACCGCAGGCTTGCGCGTAGCTGCGCCGCTCCGGGCGCGCGGGACGCCCAGGGCCTTCAGGGCGGGCTTTCCGGGAACGCAGGGAGGGCTTCTGAGCCACAGGAACAATCCTTTATATTTAGATAACTATCTACTATTATATTTTAAAGTACCGAATCCGAAAAGGGGGAAGATATGGAAACTCGCTGGGACCTGCCGACCCTCTGCCTGCTCGCGCTCGCCGCCGCCGTGGCTTCGGCCATCCTCGTGGGGGTGCGACGGGCCGATCGGACGGCCGGGGGACGGCCCCTCTTCCCCGTAGCCGTCGCGGGATTGGCGTTATGGCTCGCCTATGCGGCCCAGCTCTCTTTGCGCGGCAAGCTGCTTCCGCCACCGGGAGGCGGCGCGCCGCCGGTGGCGCTCCTGATGCCGCCCGGCCTATTGCTCGCGATCCTGGCGGTCTTCTCGCCCCTGGGCAAACGCATGACGGCCCTTCCTTATGCAGCGCTCATCGGCTTCCAGGCTTTCCGCTTGCCCCTGGAGTTCCTGCTTTATGCCTTCCATGCCCAAGGCCGCCTGCCGGTCCAGATGACTTTCGCCGGGCGCAATTTCGACGTCCTCACGGGACTCTCGGCCATCGTGGTAGCCTGGCTGGCCGCGCGCGGCCGGGCGGGCCGCAAGGTTTTCCTGGCCTGGAACCTGGCCGGATTGGCGTTGCTCCTCAATATCGGCGCGGTGGCCGTTTTGTCGCTTCCGGCGCCTTGGCGCGCTTTCCCCAATGATCCGCCCAACGAGTTGGTGCTGCATTTTCCCTACGTGTACATTCCCGCCCTATTCGTGATGGCGGCCCTGGCCGGGCATCTGCTCATCTTCCGGAAGCTTACGCGGATTTTATAATTTGCCTTGCATGCCCATCCGCCTTCCTCTCCTGGCTTTCGCCCTGCTGGCGCTGGCGGGATGCTATAGCTTCTCCGGCACCACCCTGCCCTCGCATCTGCGCACGGTGCGCATCGATCCCGTGGCCAACAAGACCCTGGAGTCGTCCCTGGCGGATCAGATCACGCAGGGGCTGGAAGAGGGTTTCCGCTCGCGTAGCAATCTGCGCCGCGTGAACGAGGGCGGGGACGCCGAGCTCATCACCGTGCTGACCGATTACTCGCAGCGGCCGCAGACGACCAGCGGCGCCACGGTGACCAGCTATCGCGTGGACATCCTGGCCAGCGTTCGCTTTATCGATCGGGTGAAGGGGGACACGCTTTACAGCGACGATCGGGTGCCCGGTTTCGGGCTGTACGCCATCGATCGGGGCGAGACGGAAGAGACGGCCAAGAAGCAGGCGGTGGATGGCTTGGTCAAGGTGGTCCTGGACAATTCGGTATCGGGGTGGTGATGAAGTTCGTCAAGATGCACGGTACGGGCAACGATTACGTCTATGTGGACCTATTCGCCGGAAAGATAGCCGATCCGGCCAAGGCGGCGGTGGCAGTATCCCATCGGCGCTTCGGCATCGGCGGGGACGGGCTTATCCTCATCAAGCCGCGCCCGGACGCCGACGGCGAAATGGAGATGTACAACGCCGACGGAAGCATGTCCGAGATGTGCGGCAACGGCCTGCGTTGCGTGGCCAAGTACGTGCACGATCATTATGCCCGCGGCAAGGACGAATTGAAACTGATGACCGGTGCGGGCTGGCGCTTCGCGCGCATCGTCAAGCGGGACGCGGCCGGCGCGGCCGAAGAGGTGCGGTTGGACATGGGCGCGCCCATCTGGGACGGGCCGAAGATCCCGACCACCTTGGCCGGCGAGGTACTGGAGAAGAAGCTGGAAGTGGCCGGGAAATCCTTCACCTTCAGTTCGGTCTCCATGGGCAATCCCCATTGCGTGATCTACGTGGACGACGTGGCCCGCTTTCCGGTAGAGCAGATCGGGCCCTTGATCGAAACCCATCCCCTGTTCCCCCGCAAGGTGAACGTGGAATTCGTGCAGGTGATCTCGAAGGAAGAAGCCATCCAGCGCACCTGGGAGCGGGGCTCCGGCGAGACCTGGGCTTGCGGGACCGGCGCCTCGGCGGTGGCCGCGGTGGGCTATCGCCTGGGCAAGACGGGATCTCGGCTTACCTTACGCCTTACCGGCGGAAACCTCCTCCTGGAGTACGACGGCAAGGGCAGCGTGTTCATGACCGGGAACGCCGTGGAAGTTTTCCAGGGAGAATTCCCGGGCCTATAGCCGCTGCCGCCGCTTCGCCTCGGCGCTCAGATCACCCCGGAGAATCCGAATCCGAAGGTATCCAGGATCTCATAATGCAGAAGGCTATGATCCTCGATGCTAAAGAAGGCAGCGAACAGGAACGAGTCGCTCAGTTTGAACTTCGTCCCTAAAGTCCCCGTGAATACTGCCCCCATCTTCGAATAGTCGGAGCTGCCGGTACCAGAACGCGAATTGATTTCCGGACCGGCGCTCATGTCGAAGAAAGGCAAAGGCCGGAAGACGAGTTCCGTATAATTCGCGAGGATTCCCGCCTTCGCGCTGATGCTGAGCATAGAGCTGGTGGATTCGTAAGAACCACCGCCGATGAGGGAGAAGTCCTTTTCCTCGGTATGGTACCGTTCCCAGCTGAAGACGGGCCCGAAGTTGATGTACTGGCTCAGGTAAACGGCTGCGGACGGCCTCACCAACAGGGCGGTTTGCGAAATGGCATCGCCCCCGCTCATCATGTACGAGCCCTGGCCGGATAACTCGACGGCCCCCATCCTGATTTCGCGGGAGTGCGCCGCGGAAAACGCGATTAATAGCATGGCCGCGAAGGGCGTAATAGAACGCATTGGGTTTCCTTTCGCGCGGCGCTGTTCGATTGCGGGTAAGCCGCGCGGCCAGGAAAAGTAGTCAACGGGTCATTGCTTGACCACGAAAGCCTGGATCTTCTGATCGGATAGCTCCAGGATCTTATCCTCGGCATCCTGCTTGGTCTCGAAGTAGCCCCAGCGCAATTTGTAGTAAGGCGCGTCGAAGACCACGTCTACCGTGCCGCCCAGCATTTTCTCGTACTGGGCCTTCTTCGCCTGGGCCGCGTCCACGTCCGACTCGGCCCCGATCTGGATGCGGAAATTGCCCTTGGTTTTGGCGGGTTCGGGGGCTTTGGCCGCGGCCGTGGCGGCCTGCGGCGCCTGGCTGGCCGGCTTAACGGCGGCGAGGGCTATGGGCTTGGCATCCAACAGCCTGTCCAGTTCCCCGGGTTCCTGGAACTTACGGCCGGACGCGGGGACCGCGGCTTCGGGCGATTGGGCCGACGGGGTTGCCGCGGCCTCTGGCGGGGAAGGTTCTTCGGTGCGCGAGCCGCCGATTCCGGCGCAGGCGGATATCCCGGCGGCCACGCTGGCCATCGCCAGCCAGGAGATACCGCGGTGGAGCTTTCGGCCGGGATCCCTAAAGAATCCCAAGATATGGACGGGCATTGGACCTCCCGGTGACGGCCCTATACGGGACGCAGGCCGGGAAAATAGAAAAGATGGCTTGTTCCATGCCCACGGGCATTGCGCCGCCCCGTAAAATCGGGCGGGGGCCGCCTTTAATCGAGCGCGGCAAGGGGATTGGAAATCAGGCCGTGGAAATCGCCATTTCGAAAATGGGGGACTTGCGCATCCTATCCGTCAAAGGGAGCCTGCGCTTGCAGCATTGGCGGGTGATCGACAAGCATCTCGACGCTTTGCTCGAGCATGGCGCGGATTGGGTGGCCTTGGATCTATCCGGGGCCTCCCTCGGCGACGATGCCGCCCTGGAATCCCTCTCCCATAACGCCCGGAAGTTCCAGGCCCGGCGGGCCCACCTTTTGATCCAATCGGGATCGGCCAGCTTGCGCGAAGCCCTCCGGTCCGCTTTCGCCGGAATCGATCCGAATGACGTCATCTTCGCGGACCGGCCGTCCCTGGAAGCGGGCTTGCGGGGCCGGGTGCCATTGGCCCCGATCGGAAAGCTAAATTAAGTCCAAAGCGTCCTCCCAAAGAGGGGCCCTCCCGAGGAGGAATCATGGACTACGAAATCGCCCTCAACCAGGCTTTGGATCTGCTCGCCGATGGCGAACAGCGGCGCGCCGATCGATTGCTGCAAGGCATCATCGACCACGCCAAATCGCGGCTGACCGGTTCGGAAGAGGATCGCGACCGCCACTATTACTGGGCGCGCGCGCTTACGGCCATGGAAGAGCCCGAACAGGCGCTGCTCCGCTTCGAACGCGCCTTGCAGATCGATCCCGGTCACGAAGCATCCCTATGGGAGTCCGCGTCTATCTTCCTGCACGAACTGGACAAGCCCGAAAGCGCCCGCGTCCTGCTGGCGGAAAAGCTGGTTCCCCTCTCCCCCGACAATACCCTGTATCGTGAGTCGCTGCAATTGGCGGAGTTCACTTTGCGTTTGCGGAAAGATCCCCCGCCGCTTGCCGCGGGCGCAGGGAGCGCAGTCCGCAAGGGCGGTCCGGTCTGGGACGCCACGGTTGCCAAGGAACGGGCCGCCGCCCTCGAGCGCGAAGCCGAAGAACTGCTGCGGGCGGCGGGAATCCAGGAGACCGAGGACGAACTTCCCGGTTAGCGCGCGTCCCGGGTCGCCAAGGCTTCGGCTTCCTTCCAGGCGGTCATGCCTGCGGGCATGTCCGGAGGCGCTTGCCGAACGCCCATCAGCTCCAGCAGGCGGGTAACGGGTACGCTACCCCCGGTGCGGGCCACGAAAACCGCTTTAAGATAGGCATGCAGCGCCATGTCGCCGTTCCGCAGGATGCGCTGTTCCAGGTAAATCCATTTTTCGTCCCAGGTCACGATACGCGTGCGGATCTCGAACCGCTGGAACAGGTTCAGGGGCCGCCGGAAGCGGATTTGGCAGCTCGCCAGCACGGGGTACCATTTCTGGGCCAGGACGTGACGGATGGCGCCGTTGCGCAAGAGCAAATCCAAGCGGCCGAGATCCATCAGGGTGAGGTAGCGGCCGTTGTTCATATGCAGATTCGTATCGAGATCGTTGGGCCAGACGCGGAAGCGTACCACGGATTCGTCGAGGATGCCCCGGCGCGCGGGAAATACGATCCAGAACAGCAGTGTCTTGAGAAGGCGGAAAAGGAGATTCATTCAGCGGTTCCAGGCGCCCGGGAACATTCCCGGCCGGCGCGCGGGCGGACGGGCGCGGGCCAGCAGGAAGATCAGGATCACGCCCACCGTGAACCCGCCGATATGGGCCATGTAGGCCACCCCGCTGGCCTCCCCCGCCGGGGTGCTCACCTGGCTGAAGATTTGCAGCAGGATCCACATCCCCAACACCACGGCCGCCGGCATGCGGGTGATATAGCGCCACATCAGCACCCGCACGGGATTGGTCGGATACTTGATGAGGTATGCGCCCAGGACGCCGGCGATGGCCCCGGAAGCGCCCAGGCAAGGGATGGAGGAGTCCGGTTGGAAGATGATTTGCGCGAATCCCGCCCCCAAGCCGCAGGCCAGATAGAACAACAGGAACTTCCCATGCCCGAGCAGATCCTCGATTTGATCGCCGAAGATCCATAGATAAAGCATGTTGCCGAGGATGTGCATCCAACCCCCATGCATGAACATCGAAGTGAGGAGGGTCAGGTAGATGGGGGAAGGGCCGGGGTATTGGGGGATCGCCACATTGCGGCCGTGGATATCCATGGCCGAGGCCCGCACCAGGTCGACCCCATGGGTGATCTCGTAAGGGATGGTGGCCCAACCGTAGGTGAAGGCCTGGCCCAGGCGCAACTGCGTGAACCACATCAGCCCGTTGGCGGCGATGAGGCCATAGACCACGAAGGGAGTGAGCGTGCGGCCGGAATTATCGTCGCCAATGGGAATGAACATGCTGCCGATTCCTCCGGTGGACCGGGTCCGGTAACCGGGTCGGGGGGAATAAGCCCCCTGACCCGATTCCTTCGAAAAATACTTCGCGGGCGGAGGAATGCCAGGGCTTCGGAGAAAAGTCGGCCCTTAGAGGAAGTTCACCAGGGAGCTTTGCAACGCCTGCGCGCCCATCTTCAGGGAGGCTTCGTAGACGGCTTGTTCCAGGTTGAAATCGGAGACCGCCTTGGCGAAATCCACGTCTTCCACGTCGGATTGGAGCTGGGTGGTGTAGGTCTGGCGATCGGAGTTGCGGGATTGGGTGGATTCGAAGCGTTGTACGCGGGCGCCATTGGAGGACTGGGCGGTCAGGTTGCGCTTGAGGGATTGATCGATGCCGTCGAGGCTACCGCGGATCTTGTCGGGCTTATTGTTCAAGGTGCCGTCCAGCAAGTCGATCATGGCGTCCCAGGCATTGCCGCCGGTCTTGGCGCCGAATGCGTCCGAGGCGGTGGTGTTGATGCGGGCGGTTACGCCTTCTTCGATCTCGCGTTTGGAAACGCCGTCCAGATCCTTTTCGTTGCGGCGCAACCAGCTGTAGCTGGCGGTCAGGTTGCCTCCCGCGAGGGAGGCCGCGGCCGGGGCCGAAAGGATCTTGAGCTGGCCGGTATGGTAGTTGACCTCGAAGTCGGTGCCTTCCTTAAGGCCGGGGATGCCGAAGGTCCCGGGCACGATCAGGTTCGGGAGGGCGCTCTTCGAAGGGGTGTCGTTGGAATCGGTGACATTCTGATCCTTCAAGTCGA
Protein-coding sequences here:
- a CDS encoding diaminopimelate epimerase; its protein translation is MKFVKMHGTGNDYVYVDLFAGKIADPAKAAVAVSHRRFGIGGDGLILIKPRPDADGEMEMYNADGSMSEMCGNGLRCVAKYVHDHYARGKDELKLMTGAGWRFARIVKRDAAGAAEEVRLDMGAPIWDGPKIPTTLAGEVLEKKLEVAGKSFTFSSVSMGNPHCVIYVDDVARFPVEQIGPLIETHPLFPRKVNVEFVQVISKEEAIQRTWERGSGETWACGTGASAVAAVGYRLGKTGSRLTLRLTGGNLLLEYDGKGSVFMTGNAVEVFQGEFPGL
- the flgL gene encoding flagellar hook-associated protein FlgL; its protein translation is MASRISFSQVSSRILDRLFMNYNKLEGTQEQLATGKKINNATDDPVSAAQSMELRSQLDQFSSFQRNINDGLGYLGTIDSTLNTGTNIYQAMRERAIQASNDSNSGDSRYYIGQEVRGMFDQMVALSNTTFKGEFVFSGTNTQVAPYEMRNGQSTIQAGAPANSSNSDYTAIGTWIDLKDQNVTDSNDTPSKSALPNLIVPGTFGIPGLKEGTDFEVNYHTGQLKILSAPAAASLAGGNLTASYSWLRRNEKDLDGVSKREIEEGVTARINTTASDAFGAKTGGNAWDAMIDLLDGTLNNKPDKIRGSLDGIDQSLKRNLTAQSSNGARVQRFESTQSRNSDRQTYTTQLQSDVEDVDFAKAVSDFNLEQAVYEASLKMGAQALQSSLVNFL
- a CDS encoding glycoside hydrolase family 5 protein; this encodes MLRFLLLICIAISFQACEHATSVCGCVVVPPALQADFPSAKALNARLGQGVNLGNALDAYPAEGAWGVTLKADYFRWIADSGFKSVRIPVRFSAHALVDSPYTIDSVFMDRVDWAVKQALDNHLLAILDMHHYDSLMAHPQRELPRFLSMWKQICKRFRDAPPEVLFELLNEPQDQLDAATWNGFLAQAIDTIRVLQPGRTLVVGTAPWGGLGGLSALRLPADTNLIVTIHYYDPHTFTHQGAAFEDGADQWLGTTWRATPAQRAVMDQDLATLRDWSAEQDRPVFMGEFGTYFRADTLSRALWTEYMTRKMDSSRISWALWNFSSDFGIMNDTTEAWKGYLMKALLHHGSNPLLDSILGASTPIDAGVYVTMDDFEDSLVNMPASARKWREHQGIPLTDYHSNWYTFHSGSSTLLSGDGTPIHDYKEVDSGTPPNFDLLVGPWGSEGNGVHVKMRAVADSLSPNPWAGFGAGILGGYDSTFVDLTKLTAIQFRAKGKGDWCMEVISDTVSSDPDSTERWGQMSAAFRPKTEWETVLIPADILAAKPYSKQAKQHLTWEDVRKKIIALEFMNGHCSGEQTDTTSELYLDDIRLIGVTNADLGM
- a CDS encoding LptE family protein, producing the protein MPIRLPLLAFALLALAGCYSFSGTTLPSHLRTVRIDPVANKTLESSLADQITQGLEEGFRSRSNLRRVNEGGDAELITVLTDYSQRPQTTSGATVTSYRVDILASVRFIDRVKGDTLYSDDRVPGFGLYAIDRGETEETAKKQAVDGLVKVVLDNSVSGW
- a CDS encoding helix-turn-helix transcriptional regulator — its product is MAQKPSLRSRKARPEGPGRPARPERRSYAQACGLAKALDVVGERWTLLLARDLMLGPKRFSELQRGLDGLAPNLLAARLKEMEALGLVEKSSASGARVEAYVLTAAGRELEPALHALGQWGFRYLAQPDPADRKELAWALFALKRRYRGTDRPLLAEIRCEGRIFQYHLEGDHAELREGSQRLPEILLQGEGDAFRALFFRGESASALRAAKKLEFGGSEGKLRDFLRAFALKA
- a CDS encoding SPOR domain-containing protein encodes the protein MPVHILGFFRDPGRKLHRGISWLAMASVAAGISACAGIGGSRTEEPSPPEAAATPSAQSPEAAVPASGRKFQEPGELDRLLDAKPIALAAVKPASQAPQAATAAAKAPEPAKTKGNFRIQIGAESDVDAAQAKKAQYEKMLGGTVDVVFDAPYYKLRWGYFETKQDAEDKILELSDQKIQAFVVKQ
- a CDS encoding thioesterase family protein, encoding MNLLFRLLKTLLFWIVFPARRGILDESVVRFRVWPNDLDTNLHMNNGRYLTLMDLGRLDLLLRNGAIRHVLAQKWYPVLASCQIRFRRPLNLFQRFEIRTRIVTWDEKWIYLEQRILRNGDMALHAYLKAVFVARTGGSVPVTRLLELMGVRQAPPDMPAGMTAWKEAEALATRDAR
- a CDS encoding nucleotidyltransferase domain-containing protein yields the protein MHPIPSTLNDADFLEAVAGSLARMPGVEAVMLGGSRAAGRQSPASDWDFSIYYRGNFDVTAVRDLGWPGEVSALGGWGGGVFNGGAWLEAGGRRVDVHYRDLNDVERRIREAEKGEFAIEQLLFYLAGIPTYVIVAELALGQVLSGSLPRPGYPEALKRTAYRIWQDRAEVTLHYALKAYAERGDRAMACGSVARALLEAGHARLARDGVWITNEKTLLAQAGFANADALYAALGPGPEGLVALIERARSLISDNV
- a CDS encoding rhomboid family intramembrane serine protease, encoding MFIPIGDDNSGRTLTPFVVYGLIAANGLMWFTQLRLGQAFTYGWATIPYEITHGVDLVRASAMDIHGRNVAIPQYPGPSPIYLTLLTSMFMHGGWMHILGNMLYLWIFGDQIEDLLGHGKFLLFYLACGLGAGFAQIIFQPDSSIPCLGASGAIAGVLGAYLIKYPTNPVRVLMWRYITRMPAAVVLGMWILLQIFSQVSTPAGEASGVAYMAHIGGFTVGVILIFLLARARPPARRPGMFPGAWNR